One Nicotiana tabacum cultivar K326 chromosome 23, ASM71507v2, whole genome shotgun sequence genomic window, TTAAATGACACTTAAggcttttttttgttttttatttttagtctaGAAAATAATAACCCAATTAAAATAAGAATGACCTAATCCAATCTGACCCGACCCGACTCGACCGAATATCCatatacataaattaaaataatactaaaagaaAAACATTTCTCCAAAATACACTAtacttctatcttttattatAGGAAGAATAACCTAATAAACACTTTTACTTGTTCAGGTTTGACATCTCGATCCTCCTACTTTATGAGTTTCAACCAGACACCTGAACTTGATCAAAACATATATTTTAAACACTTCTAACACTACGTGTTGCTCACTCGAGTTGACATGGAGGACATAACAGATCAACTACAGCTAAATTAAACCacgtcattatttatttttataaaatattatttttactcTTCCTCTTGCACATTCAACCACCACCCTCTATGGTTTCTTTTCCTCTGCTTCCGCCTCCCTTCAACCATTGGTCGCCGATCTCCTCGTCCAAAACCAAAACAACGAGCGGACCAGGGATATAGAACAACAAGCAACATCACCGGCCGAAAAACTCACTTTGTATTAGTCCCTACGTCATCAATTAAGAATATTCCAAAATTCTCttaaggaagaaaaaaaatcacatCTTTAGCTTCTTTCCACTTTCTGTTCATTGTCTCCACAGAGCAAGTCACCAAAAAGAATAAATTGTGAGTACAATTTTAAATCCATTCAATTTTTGGCCACAATTATTCTAATTCAAAGGTTACCAAGCTTGGTATTCTTGAAATGGCTGGAAAAACCAAGGTCAACTGGCTAACAAGAAGTTTTGGATATGTTAGCAATGAGGGATGGCACTGCTAGCTGAAAAGGGGGTGGGGAGGGCTATTGCAATGGGTTTTTGGGTTAAAATGGGGAGGAGGAAAAACGTGAAAAAGGAGGGAGATAGAGAAAAATGGAATTTGGGTGTGGTGTTGTGTGGGGGAGGGGGGAGCAGAAGTTAGGTGAAAGAGAAAAAGCAaactttgcttttctttcttttctctaatttgatttttgtatttttctttttcttattcttttttcccttattttagtcattttttttttagttttttatattCCTTATACGCATGAAATACACATATTTTGTCAAGTTTAGTAATAGTTAGAGAGGTTTAAAAtactgattttaaacaattattaGTGTAAATTTTATTAACTATAAGAACCGGAATGACAATCGTAAACACATATACTGTCTTTATTATATCATACACTTGTCAGTGTGATTAGATCATACTCTTGCCGTCATGTTTGACGAAAAGGCTAAAACTGATCCATGTGAACACGATTCCTTTTCCACGGAGCGAGAAAATAGAAAACGAATGTATTTCTCTTTAAAAGGCATTTAAGAGATCAACTATAAGAAGCACTAAAAAATCTCTTAAGGCTCGCTCGACAACCATATAATTGGAAAGCTAAATAACTGGTTTTACATGTTTTTGTTATCTTGAATCATTATGTTTTCTAGATATAAGCAAATTAGCCATTGAATGGTATCGTAAAGTTGCTTTCCCTTCTAAAGCACCTATCTTCTTCTCAGGTGGATGTGCTTTTTCTTTTATATGTTTTTCCCCCCTCTTTTCACCTCTCCTAACTACTGACTTTTCGTTTTGTTAATTTCTTTTTCCCACTGAACTGAATCAAATCAGGACTGATCATCATCCATGGTGTAGTAGAATACAGTATGCTATCAATTTTTATAACTCATCTGACGAATGACTGGGCAGTGAACTTACCAAAGGCAGCTCAAATGGTGAATGTGCACGAAGGACTCTCATCCATTCTTGTCATTGTGGTTTCACAACTCTCTGACTGCCTCTTTGGTCGCTTATACGTAATTCTCTTCACCAATACAACTTTCATTTTGGTaagtcttatttttttttttttttttttttgggtgtggTTCATGTTACATATAAAAAGTagaaaagataaaagaagctaTATATAAAGGTTGGATACTCTTAGAGCAACTCCAACCTTGTCTCCAAAATGGAGATTTTCCCATTTTTGGGggaaaaaattgggaaattttaTTCCAACCCTCTCTCATTTTTGTCCCCAAAATGGGGAGTGAATAGTGTCTCCCCAGATTTGGGGACACACTATTTATCTCCCCATTTACTATTCCCTATTAAAAtatcattatttgtattatttaatcttttaatttatctttttatatatacctaattatgtttatatAATATATTTACCTAATTAAATTTTTATCTTAACTTTGAcgtataattttgaaaaataaattatcgtgtatctattttttttttaatgtaaaatcggtaattttattatgagttataaTTGTATGAAAAAGATATAACCATCACAAAAAATGAAaggtgcaaatataaaatatttgaaatacattaaaattgaaaatacattaaaattgaaACTACGTTAAATAACATAATAATTTAGTACCGAGACATGTTGTTTTCAAGTACACCAAAATTATTATAGTACTGAGTGAATGAGGCAGATGATTGTTGTGGTTGTGACTGTTGTGGTTGTTGATTTCTTTTAtacattatttgttgttgttcttgCCGAAAATATTCACGACGAACTGGATCCAAAACAGAATCTACATCCATGGACATAATTTTACGATCATATTTCAATTCTTTTAGTCTCATTTTTTCTCTTTCAATGTCATTTGTTTCTTTTTGTCTCTCAGTTGCACTATTCATCGCCTCAACAATTCGATTATTTTGTGATTCGACTATCTTCATATAACCATCATCGATTTTCCTCTTCATTTTTGCTTTCTTCACCCCACTTGGTCGTTGTGATGGCGTGGAATCATCTGCAACATCCTCATTTAAATTTACTAAAAATGATAAGCTAGGAGATGATACACAGGGTGAATCAGGGGCACGAGCCTCAGAGTCCGATGATATATTAGCATCATtttgctttcttattttttttctttcaacatTGCCATcgttaaacttctcaaaatcctTCATTAGAGCCCACACATGATCAAATTTAAATCCTTTTTTGAAGTTTGGATCTTGCATAAATAAAACTTTTGCTTGTGTAAGCTGCAATGTTTAAAAAAAGATAAGGAAAACAATAagtaaatatatacaaataaaatataagtAACTACAAAATAAATACTCACAATGTCTTGCTCTGAAGCACCACTAGGACGCAGCATTTCTACTTGACGTACACATCCATTTAATTTTTTTACTGCCTTCTCAATATTTGCAAATCGATGTTGTAGTGATTTTTTGTTGCGAATCTCCCAATTAAATACCTTTGCATTATTGTATGTATCTACAACTCGAGACCAAAATTGATCACTAGATTGATAGACTCCCGTTATTGGATCTTGAGAAATATCTAAATACATTTGGCATAATAGAAAATCTTCATCTACAGAGTATCCTACAGATCGAATGGACATTTATTTTTCAAGTGATTAGAGGAAAAGTGAATTATAtg contains:
- the LOC107808721 gene encoding uncharacterized protein LOC107808721, whose product is MSIRSVGYSVDEDFLLCQMYLDISQDPITGVYQSSDQFWSRVVDTYNNAKVFNWEIRNKKSLQHRFANIEKAVKKLNGCVRQVEMLRPSGASEQDILTQAKVLFMQDPNFKKGFKFDHVWALMKDFEKFNDGNVERKKIRKQNDANISSDSEARAPDSPCVSSPSLSFLVNLNEDVADDSTPSQRPSGVKKAKMKRKIDDGYMKIVESQNNRIVEAMNSATERQKETNDIEREKMRLKELKYDRKIMSMDVDSVLDPVRREYFRQEQQQIMYKRNQQPQQSQPQQSSASFTQYYNNFGVLENNMSRY